A genomic stretch from uncultured Pseudodesulfovibrio sp. includes:
- a CDS encoding FtsX-like permease family protein — protein MIAQFLRLTGRGVADLRLHPFAQLLTLVAVAMVTLLTGLILIGLHNVNLELLKSRGQVEFQIYWKTDAEVETVLEDWKVIKSMEHLMLFKTFTPQSALTELATTLGETGDFSWLAENNPLPYSGLASFAVPPDAQDTGWAEKLLTQLNSLSGVKKVNYTPFQADLAQSWRTMSRAVIWPVLGFLGLIVSLVVHNTIKLSLLTRMDEVEILSLVGAKPAYIRWPLLTGGFIQGVIGSGAGIGLLAIVHSFIAEVFNFPPFLFEIQFLPTEQVILLAGAVTIVSIGSSWVAVK, from the coding sequence ATGATTGCCCAGTTTCTTCGCCTTACCGGACGAGGTGTTGCCGATCTGCGACTCCACCCCTTTGCACAACTCCTGACTCTGGTGGCCGTGGCCATGGTCACCCTGCTCACTGGGCTGATTCTCATCGGGTTGCACAACGTCAATCTCGAACTCCTCAAATCCCGTGGACAGGTGGAATTCCAAATCTACTGGAAGACGGATGCCGAAGTTGAAACAGTGCTCGAAGACTGGAAGGTCATCAAGTCCATGGAGCACCTGATGCTCTTCAAGACTTTCACCCCGCAGAGTGCCCTGACCGAACTCGCCACCACTCTTGGCGAAACCGGCGATTTTTCCTGGCTGGCAGAGAATAATCCCCTTCCCTATTCCGGTCTGGCTTCCTTTGCCGTACCGCCTGATGCGCAGGATACAGGCTGGGCTGAAAAACTCCTCACCCAACTCAATTCCCTGTCCGGCGTAAAAAAGGTCAACTACACGCCGTTTCAAGCTGATCTTGCACAAAGCTGGCGGACCATGTCCCGTGCCGTCATCTGGCCCGTGCTCGGTTTTCTCGGTTTGATAGTCTCGCTCGTTGTGCACAACACTATCAAGCTATCGCTCCTAACCCGTATGGATGAAGTCGAGATCCTTTCCCTGGTCGGTGCAAAGCCGGCGTACATCCGCTGGCCCCTGCTCACCGGTGGATTCATACAGGGGGTCATAGGATCAGGCGCAGGCATCGGTCTGCTCGCTATAGTTCACTCCTTTATTGCAGAAGTTTTCAATTTCCCGCCCTTCCTGTTTGAAATCCAGTTTCTCCCCACTGAACAAGTCATACTGCTCGCCGGAGCCGTCACCATCGTCTCCATCGGCTCAAGTTGGGTTGCAGTTAAATAA
- a CDS encoding aminodeoxychorismate/anthranilate synthase component II yields the protein MNILLIDNNDSFTRNLEHLLVSAVSNAVVVIEPYSRVGVLDYSAYDLLVISPGPGEPAEYPGYERVFDADRPVLGICLGMQIMNALHGGSTGRLNGCVHGKTDVITLDGAEREVARYHSLTVTEVGHGLDILAVNRDNVVMCLGNADKRLLGYQFHPESFMTPDGGWYIAFALHFLGLD from the coding sequence ATGAATATCCTTTTAATAGACAACAACGATAGTTTTACCCGGAACCTTGAGCATCTGCTGGTTTCGGCGGTCAGCAACGCTGTCGTTGTTATCGAGCCGTATTCGCGAGTGGGTGTGCTTGATTATTCAGCGTATGACCTACTCGTCATCTCGCCCGGTCCGGGAGAACCTGCCGAGTACCCGGGCTATGAACGCGTATTTGATGCGGACAGGCCTGTATTGGGTATCTGTCTTGGCATGCAAATCATGAATGCATTGCATGGCGGGTCCACGGGCCGACTGAATGGCTGTGTCCATGGCAAAACAGATGTCATCACATTGGACGGCGCAGAACGTGAAGTGGCACGCTATCATTCGCTTACAGTGACTGAGGTCGGTCACGGACTGGATATTCTGGCTGTGAACCGGGACAATGTAGTCATGTGTCTCGGCAATGCCGACAAACGACTTCTCGGGTATCAATTTCATCCCGAGTCATTCATGACACCTGACGGAGGCTGGTACATTGCATTTGCCCTGCACTTTCTCGGCCTTGATTGA
- a CDS encoding MerR family transcriptional regulator has product MADTYTHKDLATLCGVSETTIKSYRRKFPGFIPVLTRGKPIRFKPEASTICLMIRDCFAKGMSVEETYKVLKENFKEIPAARPRRAQAPSHPTAAPAGVSQEYMEKFFATAGQMMQGMAGLATAQAKAEQRLRKVESVLEKLLELESRNTDTFGRLLEKKETAPEQSSAPEQPVAPKAEPETKMRARKIVNVRSPEGEVQSYSLEKPTELERPSDAFLNTPIVIKNDQDEFLGVPGRLPLSGFVEILAREAEESGVSQTYWHREGDIWIFVMTSPNGESQALYFSSTTTPRGNLVVLLERLDVNGNEASSQFLQEYFRQVKDKI; this is encoded by the coding sequence ATGGCCGATACCTATACGCATAAAGACCTCGCCACACTCTGCGGCGTGTCAGAGACCACCATCAAAAGTTACCGCCGAAAATTTCCCGGCTTCATCCCCGTGCTGACCCGAGGCAAACCCATCCGCTTCAAACCTGAAGCGAGCACTATCTGTCTCATGATTCGCGACTGTTTTGCCAAGGGCATGTCTGTCGAAGAAACATACAAGGTACTCAAGGAAAACTTTAAGGAAATTCCCGCAGCACGTCCCCGTCGCGCGCAGGCACCCAGTCACCCCACTGCCGCACCTGCCGGGGTTTCTCAGGAATACATGGAGAAATTCTTTGCCACTGCCGGACAGATGATGCAGGGCATGGCCGGCCTGGCAACGGCACAGGCCAAAGCCGAACAGCGACTGCGCAAGGTCGAGTCCGTGCTGGAAAAACTCCTCGAACTCGAATCGCGCAACACCGACACGTTCGGTCGTCTCCTTGAAAAGAAAGAAACTGCACCGGAACAATCATCTGCGCCCGAGCAACCTGTTGCACCCAAAGCCGAACCTGAAACAAAGATGCGTGCGCGAAAGATCGTCAACGTGCGCAGCCCGGAAGGCGAGGTACAGTCATATTCCCTGGAAAAACCCACGGAGCTTGAACGCCCGTCCGATGCTTTCCTGAATACACCCATCGTCATCAAGAACGATCAGGACGAGTTCCTCGGCGTACCCGGCAGGCTGCCCCTGTCCGGTTTCGTGGAGATCCTCGCACGTGAGGCTGAAGAATCCGGTGTTTCTCAGACATACTGGCATCGCGAAGGAGACATCTGGATCTTTGTCATGACATCCCCCAATGGCGAATCACAGGCGCTCTACTTCTCCTCCACCACGACACCCAGAGGAAATCTGGTGGTGTTGCTCGAACGACTCGACGTCAATGGTAACGAAGCCTCCTCACAGTTCCTTCAAGAATATTTCCGCCAGGTGAAAGATAAGATCTAG
- a CDS encoding aminotransferase class IV translates to MIHYYNKTYTLGGISLDPAAPAFRYGAGFFETIYYNGRNICHLDMHLDRILHSLRSFGVQYETVDFEEVIEQLINRNGLTGQTARINIFYPMETEGASPVITATTHDPKPYKAYRLCVCKDHHVSTLNAHKTTSYMFFHLAMQQAKARGFDDAALFDFNDNLLEATTGALILKKQGSFVAVDSPYRLPSTALTIAAKKLDIISVRLPLDELASFRHAYILNSIIGMRPVVAIGETAFVPDEDACQTVMQAVIESA, encoded by the coding sequence ATGATCCACTACTACAACAAGACCTACACGCTCGGGGGGATCAGCCTTGATCCTGCTGCACCGGCCTTTCGCTACGGCGCCGGATTTTTCGAGACTATCTATTACAACGGACGGAACATCTGTCATCTCGATATGCATCTCGACCGCATTCTCCATTCGCTCCGTTCCTTCGGCGTACAATATGAAACCGTGGATTTCGAGGAAGTCATAGAGCAGCTCATCAACCGCAATGGTTTGACCGGCCAGACCGCGCGGATAAATATTTTCTACCCCATGGAAACCGAGGGCGCGTCACCCGTCATCACTGCAACTACCCATGACCCCAAGCCGTATAAGGCATATCGACTCTGTGTCTGCAAGGATCACCACGTCTCCACCCTCAACGCGCACAAAACGACCAGTTACATGTTTTTCCATTTGGCCATGCAGCAAGCCAAGGCACGAGGATTTGACGACGCTGCTCTGTTCGATTTCAACGACAATCTCCTTGAAGCGACCACAGGTGCGCTTATCCTCAAGAAGCAAGGATCATTCGTTGCCGTCGATTCACCATATAGACTCCCGTCAACCGCCTTGACCATAGCCGCAAAAAAACTCGACATCATATCCGTTCGACTTCCCCTGGATGAACTCGCCTCTTTCCGGCATGCCTACATCCTCAATTCCATCATCGGAATGCGTCCGGTGGTCGCCATCGGCGAAACCGCATTCGTGCCGGACGAAGACGCATGTCAGACAGTCATGCAGGCCGTCATCGAAAGTGCGTGA
- a CDS encoding homocysteine biosynthesis protein: MAQFEVNKTVKEINERIRKGKAVVVNAEEMIAIVKKEGKVRAAQEVDVVTTGTFSPMCSSGLLFNIGQQPPVMKVSKLWLNNVSCYSGIAAVDAYLGATETSEDDPLNKVHPGRFAYGGAHVMEDLLRGKAVHLRAESYGTDCYPRRELDKDITLADLPNAVMLNPRNCYQNYNAAVNLTSRTIYTYMGPLKSNCSNVNFATAGHLSPLFNDPYYRTIGMGTRIFLGGGVGYVIGEGTQHVQNPKRNDRGLPENPSGTLMLKGDFKQMDARYVRAQSIIGYGVSLAVGVGIPIPILNEEMAWFTGVSDADITMPVKDYGYDYPNGIPRELTRVTFEELRSGEIEVNGKATSTVPVTSYSMSLEVADKLKDWIEKGEFLLTEKVDDIPSF, from the coding sequence ATGGCACAGTTTGAAGTGAATAAAACGGTTAAAGAGATCAACGAACGAATCCGCAAAGGTAAGGCCGTGGTGGTCAATGCCGAAGAAATGATTGCGATCGTGAAGAAGGAAGGCAAGGTCAGGGCGGCTCAGGAAGTGGATGTCGTCACTACCGGAACCTTTTCTCCCATGTGTTCGTCCGGTCTCCTTTTTAATATCGGTCAGCAGCCGCCGGTGATGAAAGTTTCCAAGCTCTGGCTGAACAACGTCTCATGCTACTCAGGCATTGCCGCTGTCGATGCGTATTTGGGGGCTACAGAGACTTCTGAGGATGATCCCCTTAACAAGGTTCATCCCGGTCGCTTTGCGTACGGTGGAGCGCATGTCATGGAAGATTTGCTTCGTGGCAAGGCTGTACATCTTCGCGCCGAGTCGTATGGCACGGATTGTTACCCTCGTCGAGAACTCGACAAGGACATAACGCTGGCTGATCTCCCGAATGCAGTCATGTTGAATCCACGCAACTGCTATCAGAACTATAACGCTGCCGTGAACCTGACCAGTCGCACGATTTACACCTACATGGGACCGCTCAAGTCCAATTGTTCCAATGTGAACTTTGCTACGGCCGGGCACTTGTCACCGCTATTCAATGACCCGTATTACCGGACCATTGGTATGGGAACGCGGATTTTCCTGGGCGGCGGCGTTGGTTACGTCATCGGCGAAGGCACACAGCATGTGCAAAATCCGAAACGAAATGATCGCGGTCTGCCTGAAAATCCGTCCGGAACGCTCATGCTCAAGGGTGATTTCAAACAGATGGATGCCCGCTATGTGCGTGCTCAGTCGATTATCGGTTATGGCGTGTCCCTGGCGGTCGGTGTCGGTATACCCATTCCGATTCTCAATGAAGAGATGGCCTGGTTCACCGGCGTTTCCGATGCGGATATTACCATGCCGGTCAAGGATTACGGATATGACTATCCCAACGGTATACCCCGTGAATTGACCCGTGTGACCTTCGAGGAGCTGCGCAGCGGTGAGATTGAGGTCAACGGCAAGGCTACCTCGACAGTGCCTGTCACAAGCTATTCCATGTCTTTGGAAGTTGCGGACAAACTCAAGGATTGGATTGAAAAGGGCGAGTTCCTGCTTACCGAAAAAGTGGATGACATCCCAAGCTTCTAA
- a CDS encoding methyl-accepting chemotaxis protein, which yields MKWYHSIKFKIIGMLMLVTLLSASLTGAILFNQYYSSEVKNLEIALKRSVETTLNKIGLDDVAPYIEGGAAKNDFFMGKLRELAAIVDIFDLAYLYVVERTSNGEYRFLMDTGMLEGDPQPLDIYKGAPQEMETAYNSGKTVYPDIYTDEYGTFKSILNPVVVNGKTIALICADFDAASLQQIKDKVLLTLFIAIFISGAIAVVISFFFSRKINGAISAGVNIAESIAAGNLATEANYAGKDEIGIMITTLVKMVGKLRQVVGDVHAVAGSVATGSEELSSTSAILSQGATEQAASLEEVSASMEQMAANIRQNAESATETQSLAAGASEQAEESGAAVAESVSAMREIANKISIIEEIARQTNLLALNAAIEAARAGEHGKGFAVVAAEVRKLAEHSGVAAGEISQLAVNSVEVADRAGEMLTRLVPDIQRTAQLVEEITVASNEQSAGASQINNAIRQLDSVVQQNAAASEEMSSTSEQLSVQAIQLQETLSFFTLGGADDFGKRSTGRSSIGKTPSGVPTSGYGKESSLGTESNSGFERF from the coding sequence ATGAAATGGTATCATTCGATCAAGTTTAAAATAATTGGGATGCTCATGCTGGTGACGCTGTTGTCAGCAAGTTTGACCGGAGCCATATTATTCAACCAGTATTACAGCAGCGAAGTGAAAAATCTGGAAATTGCATTGAAGAGGAGTGTGGAGACGACTCTGAACAAAATAGGCCTCGACGACGTGGCCCCGTATATTGAAGGTGGTGCTGCAAAAAACGACTTTTTCATGGGTAAGCTGCGTGAGTTGGCGGCAATTGTTGATATCTTTGATCTTGCATATCTCTATGTCGTGGAGCGTACTTCCAATGGTGAATACAGGTTCCTCATGGATACGGGAATGCTTGAAGGCGATCCACAGCCTTTGGATATATACAAAGGCGCACCTCAGGAAATGGAAACGGCATATAATTCGGGAAAGACAGTGTACCCCGACATCTATACTGATGAATATGGGACTTTCAAATCCATCCTGAATCCGGTTGTGGTTAACGGAAAAACCATTGCCCTCATTTGTGCCGACTTTGATGCTGCTTCATTGCAGCAGATCAAGGATAAGGTTCTTTTGACTCTGTTTATTGCCATTTTCATTTCGGGAGCCATTGCGGTCGTCATTTCCTTCTTTTTCAGCCGAAAGATCAATGGAGCGATTTCCGCAGGGGTTAACATCGCAGAATCAATTGCAGCAGGAAACCTCGCTACCGAAGCAAATTATGCCGGCAAAGATGAAATTGGCATCATGATTACAACCCTCGTGAAGATGGTTGGCAAATTGCGACAGGTTGTCGGTGACGTTCACGCTGTGGCAGGGAGTGTCGCGACAGGTTCAGAGGAACTGTCTTCAACTTCCGCCATCCTTTCACAAGGAGCGACAGAGCAGGCAGCATCCCTTGAGGAAGTCTCCGCGAGTATGGAACAGATGGCAGCCAATATTCGTCAAAATGCCGAAAGCGCCACCGAGACACAATCTCTTGCTGCCGGGGCTTCGGAGCAGGCAGAGGAAAGCGGGGCCGCTGTGGCCGAGTCCGTTTCTGCTATGCGTGAAATTGCCAATAAAATCAGTATAATTGAAGAAATCGCCAGACAGACGAATCTTTTAGCCCTCAATGCGGCTATTGAGGCCGCTCGTGCTGGAGAACATGGAAAGGGCTTCGCTGTTGTCGCGGCCGAGGTTCGCAAGCTGGCAGAACACTCTGGCGTCGCCGCTGGCGAGATAAGTCAGTTGGCTGTAAACAGTGTGGAAGTGGCAGATCGAGCCGGGGAGATGTTAACCAGGTTGGTTCCAGATATTCAAAGAACAGCCCAACTTGTGGAAGAAATCACAGTGGCCAGCAATGAGCAGAGCGCAGGGGCTTCTCAGATAAACAACGCCATACGGCAACTCGATAGCGTTGTGCAGCAGAATGCCGCGGCGTCAGAAGAAATGTCATCCACATCCGAGCAGTTGTCTGTCCAGGCCATTCAGCTTCAGGAGACTCTTTCGTTCTTTACTCTTGGTGGTGCGGATGATTTCGGGAAGAGATCCACAGGACGGTCGTCCATAGGCAAGACTCCTTCTGGGGTGCCAACATCTGGCTACGGTAAAGAGTCATCCTTGGGGACAGAGTCGAATTCTGGTTTTGAGCGATTCTAA
- the ftsE gene encoding cell division ATP-binding protein FtsE, which translates to MVNVEHLSYNFGAYWALKDISFSLGKGEFLFLTGHSGAGKTTLLRLLYGALPMLRGRASVAGFQLNKLKKRHIPQLRRKVGVVFQDFKILPTRTVFDNVAMALEVRGMPRTHLERRVRAIIRAMGLETKSYSTCERLSGGEQQRVAIARSMVANPELILADEPTGNLDIDLTMHLMEIFKQFHTYGTSVIMATHSKEVLECVPNARILHLEDGRITHVNGSDSENKEESIFGEVGP; encoded by the coding sequence ATGGTCAATGTCGAACATCTTTCTTACAACTTCGGTGCCTACTGGGCACTCAAGGATATCTCGTTCTCGCTTGGAAAGGGTGAATTTCTTTTCCTGACCGGACACTCCGGGGCAGGTAAGACCACCCTGCTGCGATTGCTGTATGGTGCGCTCCCCATGCTGCGAGGCCGCGCATCCGTTGCCGGATTCCAGCTCAATAAACTCAAGAAGCGACACATCCCACAGTTGCGCCGAAAGGTTGGCGTTGTCTTTCAGGATTTCAAGATCCTCCCCACACGCACGGTTTTTGACAACGTGGCCATGGCTCTTGAAGTCAGGGGCATGCCGCGCACTCATCTGGAACGCCGCGTTCGCGCCATCATCCGGGCCATGGGGTTGGAAACCAAAAGTTATTCCACCTGTGAAAGGTTGTCGGGTGGTGAGCAGCAGCGTGTCGCCATAGCCAGATCCATGGTCGCCAACCCGGAGCTCATTCTGGCTGACGAACCAACCGGCAATCTTGATATTGATCTGACCATGCACCTGATGGAAATTTTCAAACAGTTCCACACCTACGGCACCTCGGTCATCATGGCTACGCACAGCAAGGAAGTTCTGGAATGTGTTCCAAACGCACGTATTCTTCATCTTGAAGACGGACGCATAACTCACGTCAACGGTTCTGACTCTGAAAACAAGGAAGAAAGCATTTTCGGCGAGGTGGGCCCATGA
- a CDS encoding anthranilate synthase component I family protein produces the protein MIDQARFDRFAGLLARDFNADMLLSADGYPAQTRSVVGMHPVAELVVTKTTTPGQLKDFCFGSPGPALGFVSYTYGMLLRGIASCKPYDFPLGHLKKYSALISFDEGKMTVSAHDQSVIDTLSRMLQHIPEEHDSSPVTEQTFSGMVTSLDKAGYEDGVRRTLDYIRSGHTYQLNLSTRFSWHCPELDPLSLFMTLRRKHPAPFYAWLISGRKRILSTSPERYLAVQNGHVLSQPIKGTLHFDTLTPEAHRQLTDSPKESAELSMIVDLVRNDISTNCEYGSVHVKNHKSVFAVDNLLQMYSDVHGTLRNDRDCLDLFLDAFPGGSVTGCPKKSSMEIIEQLEPHSRGLYCGSILIIEDERNMDSSIAIRTATFDTETKMFNSYAGSGIVMDSDPVREYLETIAKAEKFLVLGES, from the coding sequence TTGATTGATCAGGCACGCTTTGACCGATTCGCCGGATTGCTGGCCCGGGATTTCAACGCCGACATGCTGTTGTCTGCTGATGGCTATCCGGCACAGACCCGCTCTGTCGTCGGCATGCATCCCGTGGCAGAACTGGTGGTCACGAAAACGACTACCCCTGGACAGCTCAAGGATTTCTGCTTCGGCTCGCCGGGGCCGGCACTTGGGTTTGTGAGTTATACCTACGGGATGCTGTTGCGCGGCATTGCCTCGTGCAAACCATACGATTTTCCACTCGGTCACCTCAAGAAATACAGCGCCTTGATTTCATTCGATGAGGGGAAAATGACTGTTTCGGCTCACGATCAGTCTGTGATCGATACGCTCTCGAGAATGTTGCAACACATACCTGAAGAACATGACAGCTCTCCTGTTACTGAACAGACGTTTTCAGGGATGGTGACATCGCTCGACAAGGCCGGGTATGAAGATGGTGTCCGCCGAACCTTGGATTATATCCGGTCAGGTCATACCTATCAGTTAAATCTGTCCACCCGCTTTTCATGGCATTGCCCGGAACTCGATCCGCTCTCCCTTTTCATGACCTTGCGACGAAAGCATCCCGCCCCATTCTATGCATGGCTGATCAGCGGCAGGAAACGGATACTCTCCACATCACCAGAGCGGTACCTTGCTGTTCAAAACGGGCATGTTTTGTCGCAGCCCATAAAAGGCACCCTGCACTTCGACACCCTGACACCTGAAGCACACAGGCAGTTGACGGACTCTCCCAAGGAATCCGCCGAGCTTTCCATGATCGTCGACCTCGTCCGAAATGATATTTCGACTAATTGCGAATACGGTTCGGTGCACGTTAAGAACCATAAATCCGTGTTCGCCGTGGATAATCTGCTCCAGATGTATTCAGATGTTCACGGCACCCTCCGTAATGACCGGGATTGCCTTGATCTCTTTCTGGACGCCTTCCCAGGTGGCTCCGTCACCGGATGTCCAAAGAAAAGCTCCATGGAGATTATAGAGCAACTGGAACCCCACAGCCGGGGTCTCTACTGCGGCTCAATACTCATCATAGAGGATGAACGAAACATGGATTCATCCATTGCCATCCGCACCGCTACATTCGACACGGAAACAAAAATGTTCAATTCCTATGCAGGAAGCGGGATCGTCATGGACTCGGATCCTGTGAGAGAGTATCTGGAAACAATCGCCAAAGCCGAAAAATTTCTTGTATTGGGAGAATCATGA
- a CDS encoding glycosyltransferase — translation MKYHHFIITRFNVNIYAIDFPKRLEDTWLSLRFELFQKYCFPTLQAQVNQNFTWLVLFDEQTPDRYKTFINIYSRYRNFTPVYCGTFDTIMEQTIRTMQEIAPEAEWFLTTRLDNDDALSTGFVQCLQGVVNSLNEADLKPTDTLYINFPNGLQLCDGDFYDFKDTTNAFVSLLERRENPHTVFWVDHPSIYEVAPVIQAETGPLWLQVVHDMNVYNYVRGEKVEVTGVSSRFPCDFGE, via the coding sequence GTGAAATATCATCATTTTATCATCACCCGTTTCAACGTGAACATTTATGCCATTGATTTCCCGAAACGACTTGAAGACACATGGCTGTCGCTGCGGTTCGAGCTGTTCCAAAAGTATTGCTTTCCCACTCTTCAGGCTCAAGTGAATCAGAATTTTACATGGTTGGTCCTTTTTGATGAGCAGACGCCTGATCGATATAAGACTTTTATCAATATTTACTCCAGATACAGAAATTTCACGCCGGTCTATTGCGGGACGTTCGATACGATCATGGAGCAGACCATTCGCACAATGCAGGAAATTGCGCCTGAGGCCGAATGGTTTCTGACAACGCGACTGGATAACGACGATGCGTTGTCCACCGGATTTGTCCAATGTCTGCAAGGAGTGGTGAACTCCCTGAATGAAGCTGATCTCAAACCAACAGATACACTGTATATTAATTTCCCCAATGGACTGCAGCTCTGTGACGGCGATTTTTATGATTTCAAGGACACTACGAACGCTTTTGTGAGCCTGTTGGAGCGCCGGGAGAATCCGCACACGGTTTTCTGGGTTGACCATCCGTCGATCTATGAGGTGGCACCGGTCATTCAGGCTGAAACCGGACCGCTGTGGCTACAGGTCGTGCACGATATGAACGTGTATAACTACGTGCGTGGCGAAAAGGTCGAGGTAACCGGAGTGAGCAGCCGTTTTCCGTGTGATTTCGGGGAGTAA
- a CDS encoding ATP-binding protein has protein sequence MAQSAVEFAAQIAKILSFDAKGTFGIKLAVDEAFCNAVDHFSGPAKEDERIHIEFFIEEEFLVISIREKGIPFDLQQAERYTPDCLENMNKPGLGTLLMHQSMDSVELFVHGREGKETRLKKRLAYGTLPQELLDTKTVTHGKKRITVKEPDVRLTTVKELPEVCRLAWRCYGYTQEDFLYDLDALTKKVEHNEFLSVAAFDPDSGAMIGHAGFKYHDPAVKVPELGLAFVDPTYRSPDMPKQMARLLFDLAEAEGDLGIFDCSVTTHTFSQKGMHAMGSRPCSLFLGIAASGMQAKELGTSKQEKGSVINHYFAFDRSPKTIYVPRRHTAMVSEIYEWLEVPRKIEHGDTQPPTGESSVSVFPLPDELNVAFIIVHAIGENTRQDVAEGLLRCKQDRRDAVYAFLPLGVSSSPRLVEECEKMGFSFAGIMPHIHDGDDRILMQYIDVRLDLDAIRVYGDMSRKLFAYIKEEQLRVKDL, from the coding sequence ATGGCGCAGTCCGCAGTCGAATTCGCGGCTCAGATAGCAAAGATCCTTTCTTTTGATGCGAAGGGCACCTTTGGTATCAAGCTGGCTGTGGATGAAGCGTTCTGCAATGCCGTTGACCACTTCTCAGGTCCGGCAAAAGAAGATGAGCGTATTCATATAGAATTTTTCATTGAAGAGGAGTTCCTAGTTATTTCCATCAGGGAAAAAGGCATCCCGTTCGATCTGCAACAGGCTGAACGGTACACACCCGACTGCCTGGAAAACATGAACAAACCAGGACTGGGTACCCTTTTGATGCATCAATCCATGGACTCGGTGGAATTGTTTGTCCATGGTCGGGAAGGCAAGGAAACACGGCTGAAGAAACGGTTGGCCTATGGAACGCTGCCACAGGAACTGCTCGATACAAAAACCGTAACACACGGGAAAAAGCGAATTACAGTCAAGGAACCCGATGTCCGCCTGACCACAGTTAAAGAATTACCGGAAGTATGCCGACTGGCCTGGCGCTGTTACGGGTATACTCAGGAAGACTTCCTGTACGACCTTGATGCCCTGACAAAGAAAGTCGAGCATAATGAATTCTTATCCGTGGCGGCATTCGATCCTGACAGTGGTGCCATGATCGGTCACGCCGGCTTCAAATATCATGACCCCGCCGTCAAGGTTCCCGAACTCGGACTGGCGTTCGTCGATCCGACATACCGCTCACCGGACATGCCTAAGCAAATGGCCCGGCTGCTCTTTGACCTTGCCGAGGCTGAAGGAGATCTGGGCATATTCGACTGCTCCGTGACGACACACACCTTCTCCCAAAAAGGGATGCATGCAATGGGGTCGAGGCCATGCAGCCTGTTCCTGGGAATCGCCGCTTCAGGAATGCAGGCCAAGGAACTGGGCACCTCAAAGCAAGAAAAAGGCTCTGTAATCAATCACTATTTCGCTTTTGATCGCTCACCCAAAACCATCTACGTCCCTCGACGCCATACGGCCATGGTCTCGGAAATCTATGAATGGTTGGAAGTCCCCCGAAAAATCGAACACGGCGACACACAGCCTCCGACCGGGGAATCATCTGTCAGCGTCTTCCCCCTTCCCGATGAACTGAACGTAGCGTTCATCATCGTTCATGCCATCGGTGAAAACACGAGACAGGACGTTGCCGAAGGATTACTGCGTTGCAAACAGGACCGCCGGGATGCCGTATATGCCTTTCTTCCTCTGGGCGTTTCATCCTCGCCGCGCCTTGTCGAAGAATGTGAAAAAATGGGATTTTCATTCGCCGGCATCATGCCTCACATCCATGATGGAGACGACAGAATTCTCATGCAATACATTGATGTCCGTCTGGATTTGGACGCAATCAGAGTCTACGGCGACATGTCCAGGAAACTGTTTGCCTACATCAAGGAAGAACAGTTGAGAGTGAAGGATTTGTAA